Proteins encoded together in one Candidatus Neomarinimicrobiota bacterium window:
- a CDS encoding ion channel, which yields MRKELRNVIRNRFFQIIFGIYTVMFLGGWGIGHFEEMREITHGVNPFWWAIVTMTTVGYGDFSPETSVGRMIAIFIMYGGILLTALLTATISSIFVAKRIREDKGLEKLDVTGHIVICGWLRNADILLDSLQSLSEDKTVQIVLINNEHEDLIASIKNKYRGLQIRPVRGDFTRETILERANIKEASTAIVLPSDSPEGGSHPDEKTIFGTLTIKTLAPGVRVVAYITERENLTHIRRANADEVILSDDFGAYMVAAHVAEPGVPQTIEALLDGRSPSRFHRADVPAEFVGKSYTELFDHFRQKHGWILVSTFSEEEHFGIGEILASDTSALDVFIERKLTEAGRSLTEKSKASVVVNPGPDYTIKKRERAVVVL from the coding sequence ATGAGAAAAGAACTGAGAAATGTGATCCGAAACAGGTTTTTCCAGATCATTTTTGGCATATATACCGTCATGTTTCTGGGGGGCTGGGGCATTGGTCATTTTGAAGAAATGCGGGAAATCACCCACGGGGTCAATCCTTTTTGGTGGGCCATCGTGACAATGACCACTGTGGGCTATGGCGATTTTTCCCCGGAAACATCTGTCGGTCGCATGATCGCCATTTTCATTATGTACGGCGGAATTCTTTTGACCGCCCTCCTTACGGCCACCATCTCATCCATTTTCGTAGCGAAGCGTATTCGGGAAGACAAAGGGCTGGAAAAACTTGACGTCACGGGTCACATTGTGATTTGCGGCTGGCTCAGAAACGCCGACATCCTCCTCGATTCCCTCCAATCACTGAGTGAAGATAAGACGGTGCAAATCGTTCTCATAAATAATGAACATGAAGACCTGATCGCCAGCATCAAGAACAAGTACCGCGGGTTGCAGATCAGGCCCGTGCGGGGAGATTTCACAAGGGAGACCATCCTTGAACGGGCGAACATCAAAGAGGCCTCCACTGCCATCGTTCTTCCCAGCGATTCCCCGGAAGGGGGAAGTCATCCCGATGAAAAGACGATCTTCGGCACATTGACGATCAAGACGCTGGCACCGGGTGTCCGCGTGGTGGCATATATCACGGAAAGGGAAAACCTGACGCACATCCGGAGGGCCAATGCCGATGAAGTGATCCTGAGCGACGATTTCGGTGCCTATATGGTCGCTGCCCACGTCGCTGAACCGGGCGTTCCCCAGACCATTGAAGCGTTATTGGACGGCCGTTCTCCTTCACGCTTCCACCGGGCAGACGTTCCGGCTGAGTTTGTGGGCAAATCGTATACGGAACTCTTTGATCATTTTCGCCAAAAGCACGGATGGATTCTCGTGAGTACGTTCTCGGAAGAAGAACATTTTGGAATCGGGGAGATCCTGGCATCGGATACATCTGCCCTTGATGTCTTTATCGAAAGAAAACTGACGGAAGCGGGTCGCTCCCTGACCGAAAAAAGCAAAGCCTCGGTGGTCGTGAATCCGGGACCGGACTATACCATAAAGAAACGTGAGAGGGCTGTTGTCGTTCTTTGA
- the recG gene encoding ATP-dependent DNA helicase RecG, with the protein MESNLHPLDTPVQYVKGVGPRRSEVLAKEGIETVSELLYHFPRRHLDRTTVTAISDLRKNDVATVVGKVETSGIRRARRKYFQLVVSDASGLLNCVWFNGIKYVQKAFSAGDRVAFHGKVDFYNGYQIVHPEYDKLSDEESDPLHTGAVIPLYPSTQALKDVGLDSRGFRRIMKGALQFLEDTPVEFLPQLVTRNSDLIPLAEALKLIHFAPGPDQLGAAVFRLKFDEHFFLQLLMALRKVGLTEAKGRALGKIGPYVKLLYDRLDFELTGAQKRVLKEIRKDLASPDVMNRLLQGDVGSGKTIVAVLASAIAVGNNVQVAIMAPTEVLAHQHYRVFRNYLDGVRITTALLVGKQASKERGKILKGIENGNVHVAVGTHALIQEDVRFHDLGFVIIDEQQRFGVVQRGALLEKGLNPDVLVMTATPIPRTLAITYHGDMDISLLDEMPRNRKSNITRVVTEDMLPKVYDFIGKQLDEGRQCIVIFPVIEGSEKSDLKAAEDGFEHLSKEVFSGRPVALLHGRMKKEEKDSTMDAFANNEIGILIATTVVEVGIDVPNATVMLVENAERFGLTQLHQLRGRVGRGEKKGYCILVQRTFTEASRRRMEIILNTNNGFEISDEDLKLRGPGEFYGTRQHGYPRWKIADLVNDGPIIRRARKAAFDLASEDPQLRNPEHKEIRKRFIRDYQPMLDFVNIG; encoded by the coding sequence ATGGAGTCCAACCTTCATCCCCTCGATACACCAGTCCAGTACGTGAAAGGAGTAGGACCCAGGCGGTCCGAAGTTCTTGCAAAAGAGGGAATTGAGACGGTGAGCGAGCTTCTTTATCACTTTCCGCGGCGGCACCTCGACCGGACAACCGTTACGGCCATCTCTGATCTCCGGAAAAACGATGTGGCCACGGTGGTGGGCAAAGTGGAGACCTCCGGGATACGCAGGGCGCGACGGAAGTACTTTCAACTCGTCGTGAGCGACGCTTCAGGACTTCTGAACTGCGTATGGTTCAATGGTATCAAGTACGTTCAAAAAGCCTTTTCTGCAGGGGACAGGGTCGCCTTTCATGGAAAAGTGGATTTTTACAACGGCTATCAGATTGTCCATCCCGAGTATGACAAGCTGAGCGATGAGGAGAGCGATCCCCTTCACACCGGGGCAGTCATTCCCCTCTATCCTTCCACACAGGCCCTGAAAGATGTGGGACTGGACAGCCGGGGCTTCAGACGGATAATGAAAGGGGCGCTTCAGTTTCTCGAGGATACCCCTGTCGAATTCCTGCCGCAGCTTGTTACGCGGAACAGTGACCTTATTCCCCTTGCCGAAGCACTCAAGCTTATCCATTTCGCTCCCGGTCCGGATCAACTGGGCGCAGCGGTGTTCCGGCTGAAATTTGACGAGCATTTCTTCCTTCAACTCCTAATGGCACTCAGAAAAGTTGGGCTTACCGAAGCAAAAGGGAGAGCCCTCGGAAAAATAGGACCCTACGTGAAACTTTTGTACGACCGGCTCGATTTCGAACTCACCGGAGCCCAGAAGCGGGTGCTTAAGGAAATACGAAAGGATCTTGCATCCCCTGACGTCATGAACCGGTTACTGCAGGGCGACGTGGGGTCAGGGAAAACCATCGTTGCCGTCCTCGCCTCCGCCATCGCCGTGGGCAATAACGTGCAGGTTGCCATCATGGCCCCAACGGAAGTTCTGGCGCACCAGCACTACCGGGTGTTCAGGAACTATCTCGATGGAGTCCGCATCACGACGGCCCTCCTCGTAGGCAAACAGGCTTCGAAGGAAAGAGGGAAAATCCTGAAAGGGATCGAAAATGGAAACGTACATGTAGCTGTGGGAACTCATGCCCTGATCCAGGAAGACGTTCGCTTTCACGACCTGGGTTTTGTGATCATAGATGAACAGCAGAGGTTCGGTGTCGTTCAGAGAGGAGCACTGCTGGAAAAGGGTCTCAATCCCGATGTACTGGTCATGACGGCAACTCCCATCCCAAGGACCCTGGCGATCACGTATCACGGGGATATGGACATATCCCTCCTGGATGAGATGCCCAGGAACCGGAAGTCCAACATCACCCGCGTGGTAACGGAAGATATGCTTCCCAAGGTCTATGACTTTATCGGCAAACAACTTGACGAAGGCCGTCAGTGCATCGTGATATTTCCCGTTATCGAAGGATCTGAGAAAAGCGATTTGAAAGCCGCTGAAGACGGATTCGAACACCTCTCCAAAGAAGTTTTTTCGGGGAGACCTGTGGCCCTTCTTCACGGTCGCATGAAGAAAGAAGAGAAAGATTCGACCATGGACGCGTTCGCCAACAATGAGATCGGGATTCTCATAGCAACCACCGTGGTTGAGGTGGGGATCGATGTCCCCAACGCGACCGTCATGCTCGTCGAAAACGCCGAACGATTCGGCCTCACTCAACTGCATCAACTCCGCGGGCGCGTTGGACGGGGAGAAAAGAAGGGCTACTGCATCTTGGTTCAGCGGACATTCACCGAAGCTTCTCGTCGAAGAATGGAGATCATACTCAACACGAACAACGGATTTGAAATCTCTGACGAAGACCTTAAATTACGCGGCCCCGGGGAGTTTTACGGAACCAGACAGCACGGATATCCCAGGTGGAAAATAGCGGATTTGGTGAACGACGGACCCATCATCCGCCGGGCCCGGAAAGCAGCATTTGACCTTGCCTCTGAAGACCCACAGCTCCGAAATCCAGAGCACAAAGAAATTCGAAAACGGTTCATACGGGATTATCAACCTATGCTGGACTTTGTCAACATAGGCTGA
- a CDS encoding valine--tRNA ligase, protein MTDFQQLSKIYDPVDVESRWYGVWMEKNYFHASVSEEKTPHTIVIPPPNITGSLTVGHVLNNTIQDALIRRARMRGKEACWIPGTDHASIATETKLVKILAKEGIEKQKLGRENFLKRTWDWKEEYGSLITEQLKRLGCSCDWQRERFTMDDSYSRAVIHAFVTLYKKGYIYRGKRLVNWCPKTESAISDEEVIYKEVDGHLWYFKYPVKNSDEYVTVATTRPETMLGDTAIAVHPGDDRFRHLVGKTVILPLVGREMPVIEDSYVDPEFGTGCIKVTPAHDPNDFKMGRTHNLEMVNILDEKGAINENAPEEFQGLDRFVARDRVVERMSEQGLVEKVEDYHTSIGYSDRGNVPIEPYLSEQWFMRMSELAKPAIDAVREGKIKFHPHHWVKTYEHWMENIHDWCISRQLWWGHRIPVWYHRQTDEIYCGANPPQDSENWDQDPDVLDTWASSWLWPLGVLGWPEETDDLRYFHPTADLVTGGDIIFFWVARMIMASFEFVGEVPFRNVYFNGMVRDVQGRKMSKSLGNSPDPLAIIDSYGADALRFGIMLIAPQGLDILFSEQRIEVGRNFMNKLWNASRFVLMATEDVEAKPLTQLDQAKLDPADRWILSRLNRTVSFVNTAFSSYRFNEIAKRIYDFTWSDFCDWYVEIIKSRLYGDDEETKSMALSVAVHVVRNILKLLHPFAPFITEEIWQKLNTAAPLLDEGTDLIVSAWPSEDDTLVSEDVESELKLLQDVVTGIRTIRAEMNVPPGKRADLLVRSDNGEFMKTHAQVLRHLAKIDNLTVDPALDRPPHSATVVIGNMELFVPLKGLIDVEKEKKRLADKIENLESRLDTVRGKLQNEDFVHKAPDEIVEKEKKKLGDMSDSLKKLKRNYLVLK, encoded by the coding sequence GTGACCGATTTTCAACAGCTTTCGAAAATCTACGATCCCGTGGATGTGGAAAGCCGGTGGTACGGCGTCTGGATGGAGAAGAATTATTTTCACGCATCTGTCTCGGAAGAGAAGACACCCCATACCATCGTCATCCCCCCTCCCAACATCACAGGCAGCCTCACTGTGGGGCACGTTCTGAATAACACCATCCAGGATGCTCTCATCCGCCGGGCCCGCATGAGGGGGAAGGAAGCGTGCTGGATACCAGGCACGGACCACGCCTCTATCGCCACCGAGACCAAACTGGTCAAGATCCTCGCAAAGGAAGGAATCGAGAAGCAGAAACTGGGTCGGGAAAACTTTCTGAAGCGGACGTGGGACTGGAAAGAGGAATACGGTTCCCTAATCACCGAACAGCTCAAGCGACTCGGATGTTCCTGTGATTGGCAGCGGGAACGATTTACCATGGACGACAGCTATTCCCGTGCCGTCATCCATGCCTTTGTCACTCTCTACAAAAAGGGATACATCTATCGGGGAAAGAGACTTGTGAATTGGTGCCCCAAGACAGAATCGGCAATTTCAGACGAGGAGGTCATCTACAAGGAGGTCGACGGTCATCTCTGGTATTTCAAATATCCCGTGAAGAACAGCGATGAGTACGTCACGGTCGCCACAACACGTCCCGAAACCATGCTGGGCGACACGGCGATCGCCGTCCATCCCGGGGACGACAGATTCCGGCATCTCGTGGGAAAAACGGTGATCTTACCCCTTGTGGGCCGGGAGATGCCGGTCATAGAGGACAGCTATGTGGACCCGGAATTCGGAACGGGATGCATTAAGGTGACACCCGCACACGATCCCAATGACTTCAAAATGGGAAGAACACACAACCTCGAGATGGTCAATATTCTGGATGAAAAAGGCGCTATTAATGAAAACGCTCCGGAGGAATTCCAGGGACTGGACCGTTTCGTCGCCAGGGACCGGGTGGTAGAGAGAATGTCGGAACAGGGCCTGGTGGAAAAGGTGGAAGATTACCATACAAGCATCGGCTACTCGGACCGGGGCAACGTGCCCATCGAACCCTACCTGTCGGAACAGTGGTTCATGCGCATGTCAGAGCTGGCCAAGCCGGCAATCGATGCGGTGCGGGAAGGAAAAATCAAGTTTCATCCCCATCACTGGGTCAAGACCTACGAACACTGGATGGAGAATATTCACGATTGGTGCATAAGCCGACAGTTGTGGTGGGGCCACCGTATCCCCGTATGGTACCACAGGCAGACGGACGAGATCTACTGCGGCGCAAACCCGCCGCAGGATTCGGAGAACTGGGATCAGGATCCAGATGTCCTAGACACCTGGGCGAGTTCCTGGCTGTGGCCCCTGGGTGTACTCGGGTGGCCGGAAGAAACCGATGACCTTCGCTATTTTCATCCAACCGCTGATCTGGTGACAGGAGGCGACATCATATTCTTCTGGGTGGCACGCATGATTATGGCGAGTTTCGAATTCGTGGGCGAGGTACCGTTCAGAAATGTCTATTTCAACGGCATGGTTCGCGACGTCCAGGGCCGGAAGATGAGCAAGTCTCTCGGAAATTCACCCGATCCCCTGGCCATCATCGACTCGTATGGAGCGGACGCCCTCCGGTTCGGGATCATGCTCATTGCGCCTCAAGGCCTCGATATTCTGTTCTCCGAACAGAGAATAGAGGTGGGCCGGAACTTCATGAACAAGCTCTGGAATGCTTCCCGCTTCGTGTTGATGGCCACGGAAGACGTTGAAGCGAAACCGCTGACCCAGCTGGATCAGGCGAAGCTTGATCCCGCGGACCGATGGATTCTCAGCCGCCTGAACCGGACCGTCTCTTTCGTGAACACCGCATTTTCTTCATACAGGTTTAACGAAATCGCCAAGCGGATTTACGATTTCACCTGGTCCGATTTCTGTGACTGGTATGTGGAAATAATCAAGTCGAGGCTCTACGGAGATGACGAGGAAACCAAATCGATGGCGTTGAGCGTTGCGGTTCATGTGGTTCGAAATATTCTTAAACTTCTCCATCCTTTCGCCCCGTTCATTACCGAGGAGATCTGGCAGAAGCTCAACACCGCGGCTCCCCTTCTGGATGAAGGGACCGATCTCATCGTGTCTGCCTGGCCCTCCGAAGACGACACGCTGGTAAGCGAGGACGTTGAATCAGAATTGAAACTTCTTCAGGATGTGGTGACGGGAATCCGGACCATCCGCGCTGAAATGAATGTCCCCCCCGGGAAGAGGGCGGATCTCCTGGTGAGAAGCGACAACGGAGAATTCATGAAAACTCATGCGCAGGTGCTGCGTCACCTGGCCAAAATTGACAACCTCACGGTAGACCCCGCTCTGGACAGGCCCCCTCACTCGGCCACGGTCGTCATTGGGAACATGGAGCTTTTTGTTCCATTGAAAGGGTTGATCGACGTTGAAAAAGAGAAAAAGCGGCTGGCCGACAAAATCGAGAACCTGGAATCGAGGCTCGACACGGTAAGGGGAAAACTTCAGAATGAAGATTTCGTCCACAAAGCACCCGATGAAATTGTTGAAAAGGAAAAAAAGAAACTGGGAGACATGTCAGATAGCCTCAAGAAACTCAAAAGAAACTACCTGGTCCTAAAATGA
- a CDS encoding cyclic nucleotide-binding domain-containing protein — MSDLKDLAQFRIFRHLTEDQLNTFRQAVRIKKYPADDLIFQEGEVGDSIYLLLDGKVEINQALTLQLSKGSYDTREKAIINLTSDMHPVFGEMSLLGDDDRRTATVKAMTVCSMAVIMKKDLFSICESDPLLGYQVMKNVANIVTDNLVKANQNVLKLTTAFSLVLEK, encoded by the coding sequence ATGAGTGACCTGAAAGATCTCGCGCAGTTTCGAATCTTCCGTCATCTCACAGAAGACCAATTGAATACGTTTCGCCAGGCGGTACGAATCAAGAAATACCCGGCGGATGACCTCATTTTCCAGGAGGGAGAGGTGGGGGATTCCATCTATCTGTTGCTGGACGGGAAGGTGGAGATCAACCAGGCACTGACGCTTCAATTGAGCAAAGGGAGCTACGACACCCGGGAGAAAGCTATCATCAACCTCACCAGTGACATGCACCCCGTCTTCGGGGAAATGTCCCTTCTCGGAGATGATGACAGACGAACGGCAACCGTCAAAGCTATGACGGTTTGCTCCATGGCAGTTATCATGAAAAAAGACCTCTTTTCCATCTGCGAATCCGATCCCCTCCTCGGTTATCAGGTGATGAAAAACGTGGCCAATATTGTAACCGATAATTTGGTAAAGGCAAACCAGAATGTATTGAAGCTGACCACCGCTTTCAGCTTGGTCCTCGAGAAGTGA